A region of Nocardioides sp. JS614 DNA encodes the following proteins:
- a CDS encoding CoA-binding protein: MKEAATEFLAHNRIAVTGVSHAPKGHGANMVYQRLRERGYDVVAINPNADRVEGDACFPDLRSVPGGVEAVVIGTRPSTAEETMHECVDLGITHVWMHRGPGAGSVSDAATAYGREHGVTVIPGGCPCMFGPTADGGHKAMRWMFSLTGNVPRKV; encoded by the coding sequence ATGAAGGAAGCCGCAACCGAGTTCCTCGCCCACAACCGGATCGCCGTCACGGGCGTGTCCCACGCGCCGAAGGGCCACGGCGCGAACATGGTCTACCAGCGGCTGCGGGAGCGCGGGTACGACGTCGTCGCGATCAACCCGAACGCCGACCGCGTCGAGGGCGACGCCTGCTTCCCGGACCTGAGGTCCGTGCCCGGCGGGGTCGAGGCGGTCGTGATCGGCACCCGTCCGTCGACGGCCGAGGAGACGATGCACGAGTGCGTCGACCTCGGCATCACGCACGTCTGGATGCACCGCGGCCCGGGCGCCGGGAGCGTCTCGGACGCCGCGACGGCGTACGGGCGCGAGCACGGGGTCACCGTGATCCCCGGCGGCTGCCCGTGCATGTTCGGCCCGACCGCCGACGGCGGGCACAAGGCGATGCGCTGGATGTTCAGCCTCACCGGCAACGTGCCTCGGAAGGTCTGA